Below is a genomic region from Raphanus sativus cultivar WK10039 chromosome 4, ASM80110v3, whole genome shotgun sequence.
ctgggggcaactgttgggcccgaatatggcccgggaGCTGATTATTCGATAataaaagatgatgatgggccGCGATAAGCCCATCGCGAGTTCGAAGTCTAAAGAGAGCTAAGCTAGAGCCgaaggctgaaagctaaggatcctaactaaggaggtcacgacgaagaggaagctcacgtcacaacaagaagaagcgcaggacccggtcaaggggaagctgttgcggattccatcTCAAGTGGAGAAAATCCCGGAGGTCAGTTGGAGACAACTTagagaagtccaaggctataaAAGGAGAGAGTCGAAGACTAAGAAGAGGATCCCGATCCAACTCATatttttactcaacattcacCAAAACATTCTTATCATAATACTCTTGTAATCTTTATATTCATCGAGAGATACATCTtcttgtaaccattcttttatcacattatcaatacaaatccaattcattctataagttcttacgggattcagcccacgttatctttccctaacctttcctaaacataaaacctgatctaaaatctaggtgtgagttttacccctcacaatcATGCCGCTGCTGCAATAATGCATGCTGCTGTCTTGGCTAGTAACTCTTGCGTGTCTTCTTGTAGGAATCTTTGCCTTCTTGTTGCCGCTTCCGTAGGGTCAGGGCAGCTCAGATACAAGTTTGTCGCTTCTTGAATCTCTGCTAGAACTTCTTCTGTAGAAGGAACCTGAGCAATTGGGACAACGTCATGCTGGAGATCTAGTTGCTTTGAGGATAGAGGGGATATGGCTGATTCATTTTGCTGAGGTGTAGATCGCTTCACTCTCCAGAAGGTTTCTTCTTTGTCGGGGAAGAGCGATCTCCTTCTGAGGGTTccttctctgtttttgtttctctgaGTTATGAAAGGGGGAGATGGGTACACTGTATGTCTCCTTCTCTCAGGACCTTGCGTTGGTTGTTTCTTCTCCTGGTTGTCGAGGATATATGGTggaagggggggggggggggggaggggcGCGAGTGTGTCTTGTACTAACTCTATCTCCAAAATCTCTACCGTGCCTGTCCACCCTGTTTTGGAAGTTCGTGGGGGGGCTGACTCCTGGCTCCCTTACGTAAGTCTTGCGCTTGCTTCCTGACTCCCTCAGCTCGGGGTCTCATCGTTAGAGAAGGCGAATCTGGAGAGTGTTGTTTGTAGTCAAGTCTGTTGTTAACCTCCTGTGTTGCTTTCTCCTGCTTCTCTGGGCATTCGTAGCTCATGTGGGTGAGGCAAGAGCAGTAGGAGCAATGGTTCTCAAGCCGTTCGTACTCCAAGGTCAGTTTGTATTCCTCTCCTGACCCAAACTCCAGTATAGTCTCTTTTATGAGTGGTTGTAGTCCGTTGACCAGAACTCTTGTTCTTGCAGATGTCTTTGTAAGCTCTTGGCCCTCGTAAGCTCCGAGTTTTTTACCCACGTTAAAGACCATGGTTTCGTGCCAGTAATGAAGGGGAAGTCCCTTTATGGAGACCCAGAAGGGAATCATGGAGGGGAAGGAGTCTGAGATGACTGGTTCCCAGCGTTGGAGGATAACCATCCAATAGTTGTGGTGGTATGGTCTGTTATCTAGCACCAATTGGAGATCCTCCTCGTCCTCAAAGCGGAACTGGAAGCAGTCATGACCCAAGTCAGATCATGTTACTGTTCCACGAGTGTTCCATTTGCCAGACAGGACTGGAATGAGTGATCTGATGCGTTGCTCTCGAGGGTTTGTGACCCTCCCGATAAGTGTGAGAGCATTTTCTCGGATCAGAGAGGCGTTATCCAAAGGTGGGGCTCTGATTCGCTTgatgtttttttggtttgaatctTGCATAATGTCCTTCCCTTTCCTTCCTTAGTAAAGCGTCTTTCCATTGCAGGTAGGATCGTTAATTGACGGTGAGACTGTGAAGGAAGTGTGCAAAGTTGTAACAGCAAGCCGGAGATCTGGATTACAAGCTTCGAAGACGAAAAGGTTGAGTATGAAACTTGTTGAAGAACTTGTGTAGGACGCTACTTCAGGTAACAAAATAGGGTTTCCACAAGGGTGTTGTGAACAAACCAGTGGGTTCATCCTGTCTTGCCAAAGAAGTGAGTTGTCACTTTCGTAGCAGCGTTCAGCGTGTCCTCTGAAAGCTCTTTGCCTCGTT
It encodes:
- the LOC130511159 gene encoding uncharacterized protein At4g02000-like, with amino-acid sequence MAEAELSFFSLSLARRDEGFKKTLRFCEKAGPFRFEDEEDLQLVLDNRPYHHNYWMVILQRWEPVISDSFPSMIPFWVSIKGLPLHYWHETMVFNVGKKLGAYEGQELTKTSARTRVLVNGLQPLIKETILEFGSGEEYKLTLEYERLENHCSYCSCLTHMSYECPEKQEKATQERNKNREGTLRRRSLFPDKEETFWRVKRSTPQQNESAISPLSSKQLDLQHDVVPIAQVPSTEEVLAEIQEATNLYLSCPDPTEAATRRQRFLQEDTQELLAKTAACIIAAAA